A region of Fusarium keratoplasticum isolate Fu6.1 chromosome 6, whole genome shotgun sequence DNA encodes the following proteins:
- a CDS encoding 2-Hacid-dh-C domain-containing protein, which produces MMRPLLRIGTYTACTRLSWASRNTRSFATTYRLSIQLPAMKLLYPTSLKLDVSSIEGFSVELKPYDVKKTIPEDLIDAEVLVTWTNSAENLKDAAARMKNLRWIQSLAAGPNDVLSAGFDTSKIAVTTGSGLHDRTVAEHALGLLLNAARRFYEMRDYQLQGKWPGHLGGPQPDRPAGAFTTLRDARVLIWGFGNIAKTLTPHLLGLGAEVRGIARRRGVRDGIEVYGEDSLAELLPETDALVMILPGSDSTRHALNAERLKLLPKHAWVVNVGRGTSIDEDALVDALEKGEIGGAALDVFETEPLPEPSRLWKAPNVIVSPHAAGGRPQDSEGLIADNLRRFRAGQELKNII; this is translated from the coding sequence ATGATGCGCCCGTTGTTGCGAATCGGTACATATACTGCCTGCACCCGGTTGTCCTGGGCCTCGAGAAACACAAGATCCTTTGCGACCACCTATAGACTCTCTATTCAATTGCCCGCCATGAAGCTGCTTTACCCTACTTCGCTCAAGCTCGACGTCTCGAGCATCGAGGGCTTCTCGGTCGAGCTTAAGCCCTACGACGTCAAGAAGACCATCCCCGAGGACCTCATCGACGCAGAGGTGCTCGTCACCTGGACAAACAGCGCCGAGAACCTCAAGGATGCCGCCGCACGGATGAAGAACCTCCGCTGGATCCAGTCCCTTGCCGCGGGTCCCAACGACGTCCTCAGCGCCGGCTTCGACACGTCCAAGATCGCCGTCACCACCGGCTCGGGCCTGCACGACCGCACCGTCGCCGAGCacgccctcggcctcctcctcaacgcGGCGCGCCGGTTCTACGAGATGCGCGATTATCAGCTCCAGGGCAAGTGGCCGGGCCACCTCGGCGGCCCGCAGCCCGACCGACCTGCAGGAGCCTTTACCACACTGCGCGACGCTCGCGTGCTCATCTGGGGGTTTGGCAACATTGCAAAGACGCTCACCCCGCACCTCCTCGGACTCGGCGCCGAGGTTCGGGGCATCGCGCGCCGAAGGGGTGTCCGTGACGGCATCGAGGTGTACGGCGAGGACAGCCTGGCGGAGCTCCTCCCCGAGACGGACGCCCTGGTCATGATCCTCCCCGGGTCCGACTCTACCCGCCACGCGCTCAACGCCGAGCGCCTCAAGCTTCTGCCCAAGCACGCGTGGGTCGTCAACGTCGGACGAGGCACCTCGATTGATGAGGATGCTCTGGTGGATGCTCTTGAGAAGGGAGAGAttggaggagctgctctTGATGTGTTTGAGACGGAGCCTCTCCCCGAGCCGAGCAGACTTTGGAAGGCGCCTAATGTCATCGTGTCGCCGCACGCTGCTGGTGGACGGCCACAGGACTCTGAGGGCTTAATTGCCGACAACTTGAGACGGTTCCGAGCTGGACAGGAGTTGAAGAACATTATTTAG
- a CDS encoding Amidohydro-rel domain-containing protein, giving the protein MKSLSPQFIKPWLPKSSPPLYLFKNATIIDPVTGTSTASQYIFTQNGTIAAITSDDTTLPAEASEATVIDVAGKYICPGLIDAHVHIAAAPGDSDFSKVMSTPEHVSMLRMTYVCRDILARGFTTVRDCGGAPYALKQATEEWLVPGPRLYISGHALSQTGGHGDFRSCHDHTHCVSGFVSGLGRVCDGVSACLATARDEIRRGADFIKIMGSGGVVSPTDRLEGKQFSPEEIRAVVLAASNHGTYVTCHAYSPDSIRIAIESGVKGIEHGNLIDEPTAKLMAEKGCFLTPTLVTYQTLADPALPQFLNEDSQAKNKKVLAMGINALKIAKEAGLTLCYGSDLLGPLGIYQTREFSIRSEALSNLDILQSATVNPARMLGETNTLGQVKTGFKADLLILNSNPLDDITVFERQEQELVAVIKDGRVCLSRTPQLSGLLDAWKTF; this is encoded by the coding sequence ATGAAATCGCTGTCTCCCCAATTCATCAAGCCCTGGCTTCCCAAGTCATCCCCTCCATTATACCTCTTTAAGAACGCCACCATTATTGACCCTGTCACCGGCACCTCTACTGCATCCCAATATATCTTCACTCAAAATGGCACAATTGCTGCCATTACTTCAGACGACACGACACTCCCAGCAGAAGCTTCAGAGGCTACCGTCATCGATGTTGCTGGCAAATATATCTGTCCTGGCCTCATCGACGCCCACGTCCACATCGCTGCTGCGCCAGGTGACTCGGATTTCTCAAAGGTCATGTCCACACCGGAGCACGTCTCCATGCTCCGCATGACCTATGTCTGTCGCGATATTCTCGCCCGCGGCTTCACTACCGTCCGCGACTGTGGCGGCGCCCCGTATGCCCTCAAGCAGGCAACAGAGGAATGGCTGGTCCCTGGACCCAGGCTTTACATCAGTGGTCATGCATTGAGTCAGACAGGTGGCCACGGTGATTTCAGAAGCTGCCATGACCATACACACTGTGTATCTGGGTTTGTCTCCGGACTCGGAAGGGTCTGTGACGGTGTATCAGCCTGTCTGGCTACAGCGAGAGACGAGATACGCCGAGGAGCAGACTTTATAAAGATCATGGGCAGTGGCGGAGTGGTCAGTCCGACGGACAGACTCGAGGGCAAGCAGTTCAGTCCAGAAGAGATCCGAGCTGTGGTTCTAGCTGCATCGAATCATGGGACGTACGTGACATGCCATGCTTATTCGCCTGATTCCATTcgcatcgccatcgagaGCGGCGTCAAGGGCATTGAGCACGGTAACCTCATTGAtgaaccaacagccaagcTCATGGCGGAGAAAGGATGCTTTCTCACTCCAACACTCGTCACATATCAAACCCTAGCGGATCCAGCGTTGCCTCAATTCTTGAATGAGGATTCGCAGGCAAAGAACAAGAAAGTCCTTGCCATGGGAATTAATGCCCTCAAGATCGCCAAGGAGGCAGGCCTCACACTTTGCTACGGAAGTGATCTTCTTGGACCGCTTGGGATATACCAAACCCGGGAGTTCAGCATCCGTTCAGAAGCTCTGAGCAATCTTGACATTCTCCAAAGCGCAACCGTCAATCCGGCGAGGATGCTTGGCGAAACAAACACCTTGGGCCAGGTCAAGACGGGGTTCAAGGCAGACTTGCTGATTCTGAACAGCAACCCACTAGATGACATTACAGTGTTTGAGCGTCAGGAGCAGGAGCTCGTGGCGGTGATCAAGGACGGCCGGGTATGCCTGAGTCGCACTCCTCAACTGTCAGGGCTTCTTGATGCCTGGAAGACATTCTAG